ttcaagtattcttacgtaatattcatctatttcttgtctttgaagggctttctttactgttgaagttttgacagaatcaaaagctttctaatagtctataaatactatacatagttgtttgtcatactctgttgacttttctattagctggttaattacagtgcactagccacccgttcagatactaccgtaAGAGAGTTATTAAGTCATTTAACAGGCCAGACATTGcaaaattggatctctctctctctctctctctctctctctctctctctctctctctctctctctctcgttatgtctaatttttcctttgcctagacatacTCCGAATAACCTgaccttctcctctgtcctcatgcaccttacAACACTGATATTAACATACCATTTctcttcgctcaaggtgttaactttcctcttggcaagggtataaGAGAATCTcttaagttatggtaagcagctcttctaggagtaggtcactccaaaatcaaaccattgttctctagtcttgggtagtgccatagcctctgtaccaggtctTCCACttctttggggtagagttctcttgctcttggtacattcgggcacactaagCAGTCTACagagatttttcttcctcttatttttctaaGTTGTTGTAGTTTATATAGCAAAGCTctgatttaatgttattactatttttaaattatGGTATTTTTATTCTTCATTACTCTCTcgtttagtttaattatttccttatttcatttcctcactggtctattttccctgttggagccgatgGCCTTAtaacatcatgtttttccaactagggttgtagcttagcttataataataataataataataataataataataataataataataataataataataataataacaaagatgataTGGCCAATTGTTGAATACTTACTTCTCAATCCTCCATTTTTTCTTGGTAGACTAaatctagctgtttttctatttgaTCTAAagtattctttgaaaatatttctgtatatatatatatatatatatatatatatatatatatatatatatatatatatatatatatattatacatatatctatatataatatatatatgatatatgatatatatatcatacatctgatatgtgtatatatatatatatatatatatatatatatatatatatatatatatatatggatgtgtgtatgtgtatatatatgtatatacatagatatatcgatagctagatatttatatacttacataagtatatatatatatatatatatatatatatatatatatatatatatatatacatatatatatatgtgtgtatatatatatatatatatatatatatatatatatatatatatataaatgtgtgtatatatacatatatataaatataaatatagatataaatataaatatatatatatatatatatacatatggatgtatatatacatttagatatacatatatatatatatatatatatatatatatatatatatatatatatgtatatatatatatgtgtgtgtgtgtgtgtgtgtgtgtgtagatatatatatatatatatatatatatatatatatatatatatatgtgtgtgtgtgtgtgtgcgtatttgtgtgtgtatatatatacatatgtatatatatatatttatttatatatatgtgtgtacatatatatgcatgtgtgtatagtagtagtagtagtagtagttgtagtagtagtagtagtagcagtagtagtagtagaatatacCATTGACGTCTAACCTATTTTAGTGCACTGCTTTGCATTCCAATAGTTTTGGAGATCGTTCTTGTGAAATATACCTGAAAGTTTTGTTTCtggaaatctattttatatatctcACAGTCTATAAATAAAAATCAGCTGTGACACTGCATGGAAATGGATAGGAATTATATAAAGATGGAGTCGTGCTTCTATGCTTTTattctataaatataatatttgcATAGCGAAAAATTAAATACGTATAGAAGGCTCAGGTCAAAGTACCACAAGGGGGAAGAATATTACTGGGGGAATCCATAGGAACGCCTTGGTGGAGTGTAGACGGGGACCTCAACGGATTCCTCTGAATCAGGAGCTGAATAAGTGGGTCTTGGGGCTGAATAGGTGGGTCTGGGAGCTGAGTATTCCCTGGACTCAACTGAGTCTGGGTAACGGGCTTCGCCTTCGTAGCTGACCTCAGCAACGTAGCCTGAGTCTCCGTTGACGTAATAGGACACCTTCTGGAGGCGACCGTCGGGGAGCTGGACGTAGTAAGATCCTTGGGTGTTGTCGCCGTCGCGGGATTCCTGGTGTCCGAAGTCGTTGCCGGAATATTCGTCCTTCACGGCATAGTTGAAGTCGTACTTGGCTTCAGTGGATTCGTCGGATTCGAAGGAAGCCTTAAGAGAAGGATTCGAATGAAATTATAATTTGCTGACAAGATTTGAaagttttccatttttatttcatagTATCTCATCCCtctataatattattgaaattatatcagCATTTTAATTTGGTTAAATCAAGTTTCATATTTCCAAAAAGGTTTAACATTCGAGATTTCTATGAAACctaacaaaatcataaaaattattaaatgaaactAATTCAAAAGGAGAAAACAAAACTCATAAACAGCCTTTGGAAAGACTTAAGGCTCTTAACTTCATCCCATTAATGCTTTCAGAAATTCAGAGTTATTGAATATTAAAACACTTTTCCAGTTATaggatttatatatagtttttagtttattaaggacTTTCTTTCCTAAAGAAATTGCTTTTAAATGGGAAAAATCTAAAGTATTAGCAACTCACAGGGGCGTTGTAGGAATAAGCAGGTGGGCGCTTGTCAGCTGTGGCAACAGCCACCAAACCCAAAAGGAAGAAAATCTGTGGAAGAAAAGGAAAGTTATTATGCTTTACAGGGGTTTGTCTCAGTAAACTTTTGTCAGTCTGTATTTTTAGACTTCAgcattataggatatatatatatatatatatatatatatatatatatatatatatatatttatatatatatatatatatatatatgtatatatacacatatatatacacatatatatatgtgtgtgcgtgtgtgtatctatctatctatctatctatctatctaaatatatatatatatatatatatatatatatatatatatatatatatatgtatacatatatatatatatatatatatatatatatatatatatataggtgtgtatttatctatctatctaactatatatctgtgtatatatatatatatatatatatatacatatatacatatatatgtatatatatacatatatatacatacatatatatatatatatatatatatatatatatatatatatatatatatatatttgcgtgctaGAAAGATACTATGCATCAGAATACCATGCAATTTTCACCTACTAACttcaaaaataaaaagttttcccAAAATATTAAATGTTACAGAATGAAAGAATGATAATATTCTATCCTACAATTATATTGTATTATCATTCTCACGGTACCAAATGTGTATTACTTGAATAATATGTAATTTTTgcatttcaatttaaaaaaataatactttctcAAAATACTAAATGCTACAGAATGAAAGAATGACAGTATTCTATCCTACAACTATTTTGTATTATCGTTCGCATAGTTCTAAATGTGTatcaaataatttatatttcttgcattttgacttgaaaaaaaaatactttctcaaAATATCAAAAGCTACAGagtgaaatgataatgatattctatCCTACAATTATTTTGTATTATCGTTCTCATGGTGCCAAATGTGTATAAAATGTTATACAATTCTTGCGTTTCAACTTCAAAATATAATACTTTCTCAAAATATTAAAAGCTACAGAGTGAACTGATAATGAAATTCTATCCTACAACTATTTTGCTTTATCGTTTCACGGTACCAAATGTGTATCAAATAATATGTAAATATGCAATTTTTGtattttaacataaaaaataataacttcccaaaatattaaaatctaGAGAGTGAAATGTTAATGGTATTCTATCCTACaagtatttttcattattcttctcAAAGCAGTGACGGCACCAAATGTGTATCACTTGGTAGAATGCTTACCTTAGCGTTCATAGTGATTCGAGAAGTCGGAGCGAACTGTCTTATCCCGGTCGACCCTCTACTATTTATACCGCCAGCAGAACTGACCTCTAAGGAGGGAGGGACCGCTTTTTGGGGGGGTGGTGGCACCCTAGTGCCATATGTGCATAAAAACTAGGTCTCCCTCTGTCTTTCCTCCCTTAGTTGGCCCTCCCACTCCTTCCTCTCGAcccgaaaaaaaaaagatgaaggtgGCTTAAGGAGTACAATTCCCCAGAAGCACACGGTCATCAGTATCATGTCCGGTACTTTCACTTGGCTGTTACTCTTCCTTGTGCGGACTTGGATTCTTTTCCTTTCGTGTGGAGTTATTACGTTAATATATTTACATGTTGATACATTTCGTTAATTAACTGTTGCATTATTCAGACGAAAATAGTGAAATCTAGATTAGAACGATGAATTGAAATTCCGTTACTTCCTCGTTTTAGTTTGGGATAGCTAATGTGAGTTGAtttaatcaataattatatatttatttttgacttATATGTAACTGATTGATTCtctcaaatacttatatatatatatatatatatatatatatatatatatatatatatatatatatatatatatatatatatatatatgtgtgtgtgtgtgtgtatgtatatatatatatatatatatatatatatatatatatatatgtgtgtgtgtgtgtgtgtatatatatatatatatatatatatatatatatatatatatatatatatatatacatatatatatatatatatatatatatgtatatatatatatatatatatgtatttatatataaatatatatatatatatatatatatatatatatatatacatatatatatacatatatatatatatatatatatatatatatatatatatatatatatatatatatatatatatatatatatatatagttattcaagaatttttatttctttccatctTTATGAACCAGATACCAGATTACCccaattttttattcttattttcacctCATGCTAAACCTCTCCAGAAGGACATGTTCATTTCTAATGACAAATGCTTCTCAATTACTTCTAATTCCAgttacttagaaaaaaaattgaaaaattactgAAAGTCTTTTCTTAAAACCAAGCGTCGAGTATCTGTCTGTTTTTAATGAGCTTCTGGTCGTCATGCAAATAAGCAAAACCTCCTTTTGGGTGGGTCATCGCATGCAAACCTCAGTCGAAGACAATAAGAACAATCTATTCTTTCATTCTCGCTTTAAAtctaaaaacagattttttttaatcCACTAACAGCTTTGATAAaagctaaaatatttattttctttccactAACAGctttaataaaaactataattttcatttttcatccaACAACAGCTTTGATAAAAactaattttcatttttcatataccaACAGCTTTAATAaaaactgttatttttatttttcctccaccaaaagctttaataaaaactgataatttttatttttcatccccCAACAgttttattaaaaactttaattttcatttttcatcccCCATCAGCTTTAATAAACACTGAAATTTCTATTTGCTATCCACCAACCGCTTTAATAAAAtccgaaaatttttatttttcatccacCAACAGCTTGAATAAAAACTAATGCTCTTATTTTTATACATCAACAGCTTTAATaacaacagtattttttttttcatctaccaaCAACTAAAAGATACAGAGTACGTTTTGGTCGGGAAAGACGTCCTCGTTTTTGTCTGTAGAAAATGGATCCTTAGTCGTGATTGTTCCATGTGCAAATGTGCCTTTTTTTCATTCGTCGCCTTGTTGTTCTATTTCCCAATCTGTTTAAAAAGAAAAGTGTAAACAATGACTCTCGGATGTGGAACTTGGCATgttatttttctatgtattttaccttggatatttttcattatcatttctttCTCATAATAGGTCATGGTGTTTTCTAATTAGGGAATAAAACGAGagggacatatgtatatatatatatatatatatatatatatatatatatatatatatatatatatatatatatatgtatgtatgtatgtgtctgtatatatacaatgtatatacgcatgtatatatatatatatatatatatatatatatatatatatatatatatatatatatatatgtgtgtgtgtgtgtgtgtgtgtgtgtaactcaccCCAcccatacatacttatatatatataacatgaaaatcACAAGGTAGCAGTTCCTGGCTCCACACCCTCAACTGAGAAGGTATGTGTAATGGatgtatcatatgaatatatattcacacatactcacgcaaatatatatatatatatatatatatatatatatatatatatatatatatatatatatatatatatatatatatagttgatatataaAGAATGACATAAAAGCCttccttttgaataattttcaattcATGTGTTCTATAActttcttaaaaataaataaaaaaaaaaactcttaacttGAACTAGTATTTTacttatttcatatgaaacttCGTTCCTCTTAAGCACAATAGTGTGACATCTTGAAagatcattgtaataataataataataataataataataataataataataataataataataataatagtaataataataataataataataataataataataataataataataattaataatagatgTTAGCTTGTATCATCATGATATAGAAACGATGATTATCTGACATCTAGGTAAAGAATGCTTTTCCCAAGGCCTTATTCTGAGGtagatttttataaaaaattatatatatattttatattaatagagTTAATAAAGTCATCTTTCAGCATATGATAATATTCTTCTAATGAGATATAATTCTACAGgtcttggtctttttttttttcccatttatgATAAATTGCTATCATATATAACATAATTCCTAATATTACAACGAAAGTAATTTCTATTCCATCCAGAGAGTTATCTTCTGATTTTGATAACTCCTAATCATTGATAATTTCATTTTTCACCCTTTAtgattaatatatctattttttctaatttttcaccTAATTTTTTGCTCAAGTTTCAAACGAAGGTGAACCTCTTGCTATTCCtactaaatttattatttgtttgtgtGATTCTTAAAGTGATAAATTCGTTTTGAATGTGTACCAACACCTGTTGTGATAATAGAAATTGGTTGTGTGGCAGTAGCTtcataccatatgatattttgagAATTTTAAAGGCTGTACCCTTTAGGCATCACTCTCTCCAAAGGGGAAATCActaaatagttaaatatatatacaacagcaacagatgcagctgtttttagtccactgcactacaaaggcctcagatatggtaattcatgtctatggtttggccatttttcatcacctagtctgggtggccttgactagtacagctttgttgattaaggtaaaacacaaaccatttcaccacattaaggtatcctaactcagaaaaggatatgctatatgtatatatatatatatatatatatatatatatatatatatatatatatatatatatatatatatatgtatatatatatatatatatatatatatatatatatatatatatatatatatatatatatataaaatgccttcAGATTTTTTATGAAAATCATGACAGCCCAGAAACGAGAGTATGCTTATCAGAAGAGGTTTTATCCACTTGCCCAAATTTATCAGATAAGTGTCGAACAAACCTACACACACTACCCCTAATTGCTTTTATCTTAAAGTGAGTTCAACGCTTATCTATAGCATCAGGGCCCAACTTTTCCAAAacctcttctatctatctatccatcaaaTTCTATTTCGAACTTTCCTCATACCTGTAAATACTTTTCAACAAGCAATCTTCCCAGAATATTTGTAGGTGTAACATTTCAAATTATCAATGCCATTTACCATTTGAGCGTACATGAAGAGGTCTAGAGAAGAAAGGAATAGTTTGTTTCCTCAATTAAGAAATCAACCTTAAAAGCGCAAGGTCTCATCAACAAACCACCTGGAAGGGAAAGAAAAACACACATTAGGAAAAAACACACCCACATGACTGAGGGATGCTCTCATTCGGATCCTTAACTCGTCATTCAAAATGTCAAGGACGGCACCACCAAAGGGCCAGTGATATCACTTACAATTTCCCCTGGAAGTTATACTCCCCCCCTTGGGCGTGGCTTCATAATCCTtggtaagaattctctctctctctctctctctctctctctctctctctctctctctctctctctctctctctctctctctctctcctgcggtgCCTGAAAGAATTATATTTCTTGCATCACATATCCTACGTATATGTTATGAGATTTAGGTTAGGGTCGTCTCGGGCCAGAGTGGTTTATAGGAAATTCCTTCTcccgttttttcttttttctctggaTATGTTCATTTTATATATGAGTAAAGATTTAACAAAGTGCCTATCTTGATGtttgaggtgtatatatatatatatatatatatatatatatatatatatatatatatatatatatatatatatgtacatatatatatatatatatatatatatatatatatatatatatacatatacatatatatatatatatatatatatatatatatatatatatatatatatatatattcatatatatttatatgtatatatatgtgtgtatgtataagtgtgcatgcgagtgtgtgtatgtattgcctatatgtatttatattgataatgtgcatatatatatatatatatatatatatatatatatatatatatatatatatatatatatatatatgtgtgtgtgtgtgtgtgtgtgtaatatatacgtgaatgtgtgtgtatacatgtacatataaatagaaataaaaaaaataaaaaaatcctcctCTCTTCATGTCCTAAAACTTTAACATATAAAGCAGATTTGCAATCATATTCCAAAACCACTTCCTTTCCTCATTCCACCCAATTTTTTTTGTGGATCTCAGGAACTGAATACCTTTTAACACACCAATTCCGTCTAACAGCTGAAGGATGTCGATGATGTAGGCTTGTTCCTTTTTCTTTTGCGTAAGTCTAGTTTAATAATGTTGGCTATAAATGTATGACTTGTAAAAGCAAAGGAAGAACACTGAATTCAATTTATTTTCCGTGTGGCAGCGTAGTGGTTTTTAAGTCATGTTCTCTGAGCTTCGATTATATTCAGAAATATTGAAGGTGATTTTTCCTTGGAAATCTGTCTTGCGTTTGATGGATAACGAGAAGGGTTCGTAAAGGGAATTCTTTTTGCGCtactatcgaaaaaaaaaaatcgatcgaATTTCTCCAAAGGAAATCATGTAAGAATAGGTTTCATGTGATTTCTCTTAATGGTCACCTTGTGTAAGTCCCAATTATGTTTTCACTGAACATATGACTTTCACATTTACTTTTCAGTGTGACAACTTTCATATTTTTACTTGCCTGCAAAATTATCGGATGCAATTCtttcaattattaataattttttcaagcaaTATCGAATTATTAGTATACCCGAGccatcaaaaatgacgtctgaatatttagatagatatgcacacacacacacacaaatacacacacacaaacattcaacTTTTCCCACCCTTTTCTAACTAGATCCCGCTGGTTCAGCAAtatatgggagattgtggtttcagagtgcacCTCGCTGGGTACCCATTTTaccggggtatgactattccttctccccctgagcgtgatagggaagtactatatatatatatatatatatatatatatatatatatatatatatatatatatatatatatatatgtatatatatatatatatgtgtgtgtgtatgtgtgtatatatatatatatatatatatatatatatatatatatatatatatatatacatatatatctatggatatatatatatatatatatatatatatatatatatatatatatatatatatagtcagacacttgttctttattatataggagataataaCTTAGATTATCTAAGAATTAAAATACATCTCAAATATGCATTTCAAATAAACCACTAAACCCCAAGTAACCTGAGATCTATCTCATTTGGTTACTTTTATTAATCCCCTTTCACTTATAACGAAAGTCTTCCCTTGAAGTATTTGTTCCACGAATAACCTTGAGCATACGATCATCACCAATGATCATAACGAAGGTTAAAGCTAAGGACGAATGGCATATATGGAAATACACATTCGGTCGGTCAGTCCGATATTCCTGTTGAGaaatatttcttattcttctttttcttcttcttcttcttcttcttcttctgtttctttgaAGAGGAGAAATAAAATCTCAACCTTGCATGTCTTTTCATAATTACCTCTCGTTCATCTATCGGTTTTTGCTGGGCGTTTTCAGCAGCTGTATCGTTACCTTAGGTTATAGTTGTTCGAAATGTTACTGAAGGGTACAACTCACACGGGAGACCTGAGTATTTTCCATTTAAgaaaggtgataaatatatataatttgatttttttcatttgttattcatAGGGGAAATTGTAATTTAAAATTTGAATCATAGAAAAGTTCCCCCTCTTTCCGATTATTCATTAGAATCTACATATTATTACAAATTAAATTAAAAGTAACGATAAAGTGACAAAAAATATGTGATTAATAAAGTTGCTTGTTATAAAAAACAACATAATTCCAAAGCCTGATAGTAAAGGGGAAAAACCGACCATTTACTTAATAGGCTTAACAGGAATTATGATTTAAGTATTCTGAAAATTAATACAAGAAACAAGTACACTTCTTCGGTAGCTCAAAAATATACAAGattaatcaatttaatttcttatatatgttTTGAAAAATCCGAGTAAACGCGATACTTCACATATTAGCCGGGAATATTCCTGGTCTTCGAATGTTCATTATTTTATGTTTAGATCAATAACTAtacactgttataaatttgcattaaaaatggttaatgtctggcaacatttattccacgatttttactgttttaaaactgatatattgacgtaaaagagtgatattacggcaaccaacccgtaaaagataacaacaaagtattttactgaaatacggctaagaacaataCATTTTTGAGGaaaatgtccgattaaaattacgttttttcctaacagtgtaagataaaatgaaaagaaacaagaataaccacaaataatataatagaaatacttataataataataataataataacaaaaataataataataataataataataataataataataataataataacaagtgagcaagtcctgaacgcggacatggtcctcgtagaggacatacctccgccaaggtgaacttgaccttcacgtgaccttgaccttcaggtgaccttgaccttcacgtgaccttgaccttcacgtgaccttgaccttcaagtgacctgcttgacttttgaccttcaagtgatctttgttcatttgccactgatacttaatatgacattgatataatgcaccaatatgaccttgacctttgacctttataaatttgaacatcacccatgggttgcgcctggactaggacttccctgttggcttatgcaaaagtcagtgctttatttctgtctcttgatatggccacttatgtcatagtgacaccagtgacccctgtgaccttgaccttggggtgaccttgaccaaaatttaatcagttcttccatacacattggggaactacttggccaagtttgaagtgattccgtgtagaaatgtggcctctacgttgtccacagacagacagacaaacagagaaacaaacaaacaaaccgaaccgaaaacataacctcctggcggaggtaataataataataataataataataataat
Above is a window of Palaemon carinicauda isolate YSFRI2023 chromosome 30, ASM3689809v2, whole genome shotgun sequence DNA encoding:
- the LOC137623010 gene encoding pro-resilin-like; translated protein: MNAKIFFLLGLVAVATADKRPPAYSYNAPASFESDESTEAKYDFNYAVKDEYSGNDFGHQESRDGDNTQGSYYVQLPDGRLQKVSYYVNGDSGYVAEVSYEGEARYPDSVESREYSAPRPTYSAPRPTYSAPDSEESVEVPVYTPPRRSYGFPQ